In Kitasatospora gansuensis, a genomic segment contains:
- a CDS encoding NADP-dependent oxidoreductase — protein sequence MKAIAIRQYGGPEVVEYTELPDPKVGPDSVLVRVKAAGVNPVDWKIRQGYLDGIIDAHFPLIMGWDMAGVVQAVGGGVTEFRPGDEVIGYVRKDAVEHGTYAELVAAPIRTLALKPAALDWAQAGGLPLAGLTAYQSLVKALAVKAGETVLVHAAAGGVGVLAVQLARALGARVIGTASERNHAFLRSLGAEPVAYGDGLADRVRALVPEGVDAALDLVGGDAVEVSAGLVRHPDRIASVADYGVVARGGHYVWVRPDAADLTELARLADAGLLTVPVASTFPLSQAASAQALNAEGRTRGKIVLLVD from the coding sequence ATGAAGGCAATCGCGATCAGGCAGTACGGCGGCCCCGAGGTCGTCGAGTACACCGAGCTCCCCGACCCCAAGGTGGGACCCGACTCCGTCCTGGTCCGGGTGAAGGCCGCCGGGGTCAACCCGGTCGACTGGAAGATCCGGCAGGGGTACCTGGACGGCATCATCGACGCGCACTTCCCGCTGATCATGGGCTGGGACATGGCCGGCGTGGTGCAGGCCGTCGGCGGCGGGGTGACCGAGTTCCGCCCCGGCGACGAGGTGATCGGCTACGTCCGCAAGGACGCCGTCGAACACGGCACGTACGCCGAACTGGTCGCCGCCCCGATCCGCACGCTGGCCCTAAAGCCCGCCGCCCTCGACTGGGCCCAGGCCGGCGGGCTGCCGCTGGCCGGACTGACGGCCTATCAGTCGCTGGTCAAGGCGCTCGCGGTGAAAGCCGGCGAGACCGTGCTGGTGCACGCCGCCGCCGGGGGAGTGGGGGTGCTCGCGGTCCAGCTCGCCCGCGCCCTCGGCGCCCGGGTGATCGGCACCGCGAGCGAACGCAACCACGCCTTCCTACGGTCCCTCGGCGCCGAACCGGTCGCGTACGGGGACGGGCTGGCCGACCGGGTCAGGGCGCTCGTCCCCGAAGGGGTGGACGCCGCACTCGACCTGGTCGGCGGCGACGCGGTCGAGGTCTCCGCCGGCCTGGTCAGGCACCCCGACCGGATCGCCTCCGTCGCCGACTACGGCGTCGTCGCCAGGGGCGGCCACTACGTCTGGGTCCGCCCCGACGCCGCCGACCTCACCGAACTGGCCCGCCTCGCCGACGCCGGTCTGCTGACCGTCCCGGTCGCCTCCACCTTCCCGCTCTCCCAGGCGGCCAGCGCCCAGGCGTTGAACGCGGAGGGGCGGACCAGGGGAAAGATCGTTCTACTGGTCGACTGA
- a CDS encoding adenosylcobinamide-GDP ribazoletransferase — MAGGADLLDGLRFAFGTLSVLRVRVDRWDRETGGRAMLAAPVVGLVLGAVAAGAGALLAWRGGPLLGAVAAVAVLAGLTRGLHLDGLADVADGLGSGKPAEDALRIMKQSDIGPFGVLTLLLVLLAQIAALAGEFAVSLWRGAFAVLTAALAARCALTWGCLRSVPAARPGGLGAMVAATVRWPAALGVSALMAFGLGWISPWHPLALAVGLGCGWLLLRRCVRRFGGITGDVLGATAETAATGALLALALS, encoded by the coding sequence ATGGCCGGAGGGGCTGATTTGCTGGACGGGCTGCGGTTCGCCTTCGGCACGCTCTCGGTGCTGCGGGTCCGGGTCGACCGCTGGGACCGGGAGACCGGTGGGCGGGCGATGCTGGCCGCCCCGGTGGTCGGGCTGGTGCTCGGGGCGGTCGCGGCCGGCGCGGGTGCGCTGCTCGCCTGGCGCGGTGGGCCGCTGCTCGGGGCGGTGGCGGCGGTGGCCGTCCTGGCCGGGCTGACCCGCGGGCTGCACCTGGACGGCCTGGCGGACGTCGCGGACGGGCTCGGCAGCGGGAAACCGGCCGAGGACGCGCTGCGGATCATGAAGCAGTCGGACATCGGCCCGTTCGGCGTACTGACGCTGCTGCTGGTGCTGCTGGCTCAGATCGCCGCACTGGCCGGGGAGTTCGCGGTCTCGCTCTGGCGCGGCGCCTTCGCCGTACTGACCGCCGCGCTGGCCGCCCGGTGCGCACTGACCTGGGGCTGCCTGCGCTCCGTCCCGGCCGCCCGGCCGGGCGGGCTCGGCGCGATGGTCGCCGCCACGGTGCGCTGGCCCGCCGCGCTGGGGGTCTCGGCGCTGATGGCGTTCGGGCTGGGCTGGATCTCGCCGTGGCACCCGCTCGCCCTGGCCGTCGGGCTCGGCTGCGGGTGGCTGCTGCTGCGCCGCTGCGTCCGGCGGTTCGGCGGGATCACCGGCGACGTCCTGGGGGCGACGGCGGAGACGGCCGCGACCGGGGCGCTGCTCGCGCTCGCCCTCTCCTGA
- a CDS encoding nicotinate-nucleotide--dimethylbenzimidazole phosphoribosyltransferase: MDTTVDLDTFSSLVERPDESARRAGEERWQQLDKPRGGLGQLEELGSWLASVQGSSPVRPLTAAKVVLFAADHGIAAVGVSELPAQGGTARRVHAVLDGTAPVAVLARRYGAGLRVVDVGVDADPHEFPAEVSRFRVRRGSGRIDLADALTEAEAIKAFRAGMAVADEEADAGTDLVVLGDLGVGSTTVAAVLVGALCGTDAAAVTGRGSGIDDRTWMVKCAAVRDSLRRARPVLGDQLALLAAVGGADFAAITGFLLQSAARKLPVVLDGVVSAACALVAQRIAFRAPEWWRAGQSTGEPAQAKAYDRLTLTPVQGLAISMGEGVGALLALPLLQAAADTLAEPSDVPAMTVAERGPVEPPRLPTAAELLNRG; encoded by the coding sequence ATGGACACCACCGTGGATCTCGACACTTTCTCCTCGCTCGTGGAGCGCCCTGACGAGAGCGCTCGCCGGGCCGGCGAGGAGCGCTGGCAGCAGCTCGACAAGCCGCGCGGCGGCCTCGGGCAGCTGGAGGAACTGGGCAGCTGGCTCGCCTCGGTGCAGGGCAGCTCGCCGGTCCGGCCGCTGACCGCCGCCAAGGTGGTGCTGTTCGCGGCGGACCACGGGATCGCCGCGGTCGGCGTCTCCGAGCTGCCCGCCCAGGGCGGCACCGCCCGCCGGGTGCACGCGGTGCTGGACGGCACCGCCCCGGTGGCCGTGCTGGCCCGCCGGTACGGCGCCGGGCTGCGGGTGGTGGACGTCGGGGTGGACGCCGACCCCCACGAGTTCCCGGCCGAGGTCAGCCGCTTCCGGGTGCGCCGCGGCTCCGGCCGGATCGACCTGGCGGACGCGCTCACCGAGGCCGAGGCGATCAAGGCGTTCCGGGCCGGGATGGCGGTGGCCGACGAGGAGGCCGACGCCGGGACCGACCTGGTGGTGCTGGGCGACCTCGGGGTCGGCTCCACTACCGTGGCCGCCGTCCTGGTCGGCGCGCTCTGCGGGACCGACGCCGCGGCCGTCACCGGCCGGGGTTCGGGCATCGACGACCGCACCTGGATGGTCAAGTGCGCGGCCGTCCGTGACTCGCTGCGCCGGGCCCGCCCGGTGCTCGGCGACCAGCTCGCGCTGCTCGCCGCCGTCGGCGGCGCGGACTTCGCCGCCATCACCGGCTTCCTGCTCCAGTCCGCCGCCCGCAAGCTGCCGGTGGTGCTGGACGGCGTGGTCTCGGCCGCCTGCGCGCTGGTCGCCCAGCGGATCGCCTTCCGGGCCCCCGAGTGGTGGCGGGCCGGGCAGTCCACCGGCGAACCCGCCCAGGCGAAGGCGTACGACCGGCTGACCCTGACGCCCGTTCAGGGCCTGGCCATCTCGATGGGCGAGGGCGTCGGCGCCCTGCTCGCGCTGCCGCTGCTGCAGGCCGCCGCCGACACCCTGGCCGAGCCCTCGGACGTACCGGCGATGACCGTGGCCGAGCGCGGCCCGGTCGAGCCGCCCCGGCTGCCGACCGCCGCCGAACTGCTCAACCGGGGCTGA
- the lpdA gene encoding dihydrolipoyl dehydrogenase — MANDASTVFDVVILGGGSGGYAAALRAAQLGLSVALIEKGELGGTCLHRGCIPTKALLHAAEIADETKEAAEFGVLATFQGIDINGVHKYKDDVIAGLYKGLQGLVASRKVTFIQGEGLLSSQTSVDVNGQRVEGRHIVLATGSVPKSIPGLNIDGDRVISSDHALKLDRIPKSAVILGGGVIGVEFASVWKSFGVDVTIVEALPHLAPLEDENSSKLLERAFRKRGIKFELKARFSGVEYTADGVRVSTENGKQIDADLLLVAIGRGPVSAGLGYEEAGVAMDRGYVLVDEYMRTNVPTISAVGDLVPTLQLAHVGFAEGILVAERLAGLKAVPIDYDGVPRVTYCNPEVASVGITEAKAVELYGKDKVVTLKYNLAGNGKSKILKTAGEIKLVQVKDGAVVGVHMVGARMGEQVGEAQLIYNWEALPAEVAQLIHAHPSQSEALGEAHLALAGKALHAHD; from the coding sequence GTGGCGAACGACGCCAGCACCGTTTTCGACGTAGTCATTCTCGGAGGCGGAAGCGGCGGTTACGCCGCGGCGCTCCGTGCAGCGCAGCTGGGTCTGAGCGTTGCGCTGATCGAGAAGGGTGAGCTGGGCGGCACCTGCCTGCACCGCGGCTGCATCCCGACCAAGGCCCTGCTGCACGCGGCCGAGATCGCCGACGAGACCAAGGAAGCCGCCGAGTTCGGCGTCCTGGCCACGTTCCAGGGCATCGACATCAACGGCGTCCACAAGTACAAGGACGACGTGATCGCCGGCCTGTACAAGGGCCTGCAGGGCCTGGTGGCCTCCCGCAAGGTCACCTTCATCCAGGGCGAGGGCCTGCTCTCCTCGCAGACCTCGGTGGACGTCAACGGCCAGCGGGTCGAGGGGCGTCACATCGTCCTCGCGACCGGCTCGGTGCCGAAGTCGATCCCCGGCCTGAACATCGACGGCGACCGCGTGATCTCCTCGGACCACGCGCTCAAGCTCGACCGCATCCCGAAGTCGGCCGTCATCCTCGGCGGCGGCGTGATCGGTGTCGAGTTCGCCTCGGTCTGGAAGTCCTTCGGCGTCGACGTCACCATCGTCGAGGCCCTGCCGCACCTGGCCCCGCTGGAGGACGAGAACTCCTCCAAGCTGCTGGAGCGCGCCTTCCGCAAGCGTGGCATCAAGTTCGAGCTGAAGGCCCGCTTCTCCGGTGTCGAGTACACCGCCGACGGCGTCCGGGTCTCCACCGAGAACGGCAAGCAGATCGACGCCGACCTGCTGCTGGTCGCCATCGGCCGCGGCCCGGTCTCGGCCGGTCTCGGCTACGAGGAGGCCGGGGTCGCGATGGACCGCGGCTACGTCCTGGTCGACGAGTACATGCGCACCAACGTGCCGACCATCTCGGCCGTCGGTGACCTGGTCCCGACCCTGCAGCTGGCCCACGTCGGCTTCGCCGAGGGCATCCTGGTCGCCGAGCGGCTGGCCGGCCTCAAGGCCGTGCCGATCGACTACGACGGCGTGCCGCGGGTGACCTACTGCAACCCGGAGGTGGCCTCCGTCGGCATCACCGAGGCCAAGGCCGTCGAGCTGTACGGCAAGGACAAGGTCGTCACGCTCAAGTACAACCTGGCCGGCAACGGCAAGAGCAAGATCCTCAAGACCGCCGGCGAGATCAAGCTCGTCCAGGTCAAGGACGGCGCCGTGGTGGGTGTCCACATGGTCGGCGCCCGCATGGGTGAGCAGGTCGGCGAAGCCCAGCTGATCTACAACTGGGAGGCGCTGCCCGCCGAGGTCGCGCAGCTCATCCACGCGCACCCGTCGCAGTCCGAGGCGCTCGGCGAGGCGCACCTGGCGCTGGCCGGCAAGGCTCTGCACGCGCACGACTGA
- a CDS encoding Lrp/AsnC family transcriptional regulator, protein MSTNRPSEPGGASLDETDRLLLAHLSRDGRASYAEIGLLANLSATAVRRRIDRLRARGVVRGFTVVLDPDVLGWQTEAFVEVYCRERTAPEEILASLRQFPEVVAAWTVTGDPDALVHLRAVDTRHLEAVIERIRKEPGVQRSRSSVVLSRLIG, encoded by the coding sequence ATGAGCACCAACAGACCGTCAGAACCGGGCGGGGCATCCCTGGACGAGACCGACCGCCTGCTGCTGGCCCACCTGAGCCGGGACGGGCGGGCCTCGTACGCCGAGATCGGGCTGCTCGCCAACCTCTCCGCGACCGCCGTCCGGCGCCGGATCGACCGGCTCCGGGCCCGGGGGGTGGTCCGGGGGTTCACCGTCGTGCTGGACCCCGACGTGCTGGGCTGGCAGACCGAGGCGTTCGTCGAGGTGTACTGCCGGGAGCGGACCGCGCCCGAGGAGATCCTGGCCAGCCTGCGGCAGTTCCCCGAGGTGGTGGCGGCCTGGACGGTGACCGGTGACCCGGACGCGCTGGTGCACCTGCGCGCCGTCGACACCCGGCACCTGGAGGCGGTCATCGAACGGATCCGCAAGGAGCCCGGCGTCCAGCGCAGCCGCAGCTCCGTGGTGCTCTCCCGGCTGATCGGCTGA
- the nadA gene encoding quinolinate synthase NadA, which translates to MTTTTETYGVDPTPTPLALLLLGREADPNSERGVECPGDLPPASDPDLVERARAAKAALGDRVFILGHHYQRDEVIEFADVTGDSFKLARDAANKPEAEYIVFCGVHFMAESADILTSSAQQVILPDLAAGCSMADMATAEQVAECWDVLTEAGIADVTVPVSYMNSSADIKAFTGKHGGTICTSSNAERALTWAYEQGEKVLFLPDQHLGRNTAVRDLGLSLDDCVLYNPHKPNGGLTVEQLRNAKMILWRGHCSVHGRFTIDSVNDVRARIPGVNVLVHPECKYEVVDAADLVGSTEYIIKALDAAEPGSKWAIGTELNLVRRLAKAHPDKEVVFLDRAVCFCSTMNRIDLPHLVWALESLVDGRVPNVITVDPEVAKYSKAALDRMLALP; encoded by the coding sequence GTGACCACCACCACCGAGACCTACGGCGTCGACCCCACCCCGACGCCGCTCGCTCTGCTGCTGCTCGGCCGCGAGGCCGACCCGAACAGCGAGCGCGGCGTCGAGTGCCCCGGCGACCTGCCGCCCGCCTCCGACCCCGACCTGGTCGAGCGCGCCCGCGCGGCCAAGGCCGCCCTGGGAGACCGGGTCTTCATCCTCGGTCACCACTACCAGCGCGACGAGGTGATCGAGTTCGCCGACGTGACCGGCGACTCGTTCAAGCTGGCCCGCGACGCCGCCAACAAGCCCGAGGCCGAGTACATCGTCTTCTGCGGCGTGCACTTCATGGCCGAGTCGGCCGACATCCTCACCAGCAGCGCCCAGCAGGTCATCCTGCCGGACCTGGCGGCCGGCTGTTCGATGGCCGACATGGCCACCGCCGAGCAGGTCGCCGAGTGCTGGGACGTGCTCACCGAGGCCGGCATAGCCGACGTGACCGTCCCGGTCTCGTACATGAACTCCTCCGCCGACATCAAGGCCTTCACCGGCAAGCACGGCGGCACCATCTGCACCTCCTCGAACGCCGAGCGCGCGCTCACCTGGGCGTACGAGCAGGGCGAGAAGGTGCTCTTCCTGCCGGACCAGCACCTCGGCCGGAACACCGCCGTCCGCGACCTGGGCCTCTCGCTGGACGACTGCGTGCTCTACAACCCGCACAAGCCGAACGGCGGCCTGACCGTCGAGCAGCTGCGGAACGCCAAGATGATCCTCTGGCGCGGCCACTGCTCGGTGCACGGCCGGTTCACCATCGACTCGGTGAACGACGTCCGGGCCCGGATCCCCGGCGTGAACGTGCTGGTGCACCCGGAGTGCAAGTACGAGGTGGTCGACGCGGCCGACCTGGTCGGCTCGACCGAGTACATCATCAAGGCGCTGGACGCGGCCGAGCCCGGCTCCAAGTGGGCCATCGGCACCGAGCTCAACCTGGTCCGCCGGCTGGCCAAGGCGCACCCGGACAAGGAGGTCGTCTTCCTGGACCGGGCCGTCTGCTTCTGCTCCACCATGAACCGGATCGACCTGCCGCACCTGGTCTGGGCACTGGAGTCGCTGGTCGACGGCCGGGTGCCGAACGTGATCACCGTGGACCCGGAGGTCGCCAAGTACTCCAAGGCCGCGCTGGACCGAATGCTGGCCCTGCCGTAA
- a CDS encoding leucyl aminopeptidase produces the protein MTALSVSTSSAASLRADALVIGVAKGPKGLLLASGAEAVAEAFDGKLAELLATLGATGAEGEAVKLPAPAGVKAPLVLAVGLGEAEQGHSLETLRKAAGVAARTLAGAKKAALALPAVSAEEIEAVALGALLGAYSYSTYRNGDGKAPVGELTVLTERKGSKDAKAAIERATAVGEEINRARDLINAAPNDLNPKSFAAIAQAAAKDHGLKFEVLDEKALTKGGFGGLLGVGTGSANPPRLVKVAYTHPKAKATLAFVGKGITYDSGGISLKPAGHNETMKCDMAGAAAVFATVVAAKRLGLQVNVTAWLALAENMPSGTATRPGDVLRMYGGKTVEVLNTDAEGRLVLADAIVRAGEEQPDVIVDVATLTGAMVLALGNRIFGVMANSDELRDRLHATAEAAGEQSWPMPLPVELRKGMTETTIADLANMGERMGGGLVAGLFLKEFVAEGIDWAHLDIAGPAFHEGAPFGYTPRGGTGSAIRTLLRFAEETAANGAA, from the coding sequence GTGACTGCACTGTCTGTGAGCACCTCCTCCGCCGCCTCGCTGCGCGCGGACGCCCTGGTGATCGGCGTGGCCAAGGGCCCGAAGGGCCTGCTGCTCGCGTCCGGCGCGGAGGCCGTGGCCGAGGCGTTCGACGGCAAGCTGGCCGAGCTGCTCGCCACCCTGGGCGCGACGGGTGCCGAGGGCGAGGCGGTCAAGCTTCCCGCTCCCGCAGGTGTCAAGGCTCCGCTCGTGCTCGCGGTCGGCCTCGGCGAGGCCGAGCAGGGCCACTCGCTGGAGACCCTCCGCAAGGCGGCCGGCGTCGCCGCCCGTACCCTCGCGGGCGCCAAGAAGGCCGCGCTGGCGCTGCCCGCCGTCTCCGCCGAGGAGATCGAGGCGGTCGCGCTCGGCGCGCTGCTAGGCGCGTACTCCTACAGCACCTACCGCAACGGTGACGGCAAGGCCCCGGTCGGCGAGCTGACCGTGCTCACCGAGCGCAAGGGCAGCAAGGACGCCAAGGCCGCCATCGAGCGCGCCACCGCCGTCGGCGAGGAGATCAACCGCGCCCGCGACCTGATCAACGCGGCGCCGAACGACCTCAACCCGAAGTCCTTCGCCGCGATCGCCCAGGCCGCCGCCAAGGACCACGGCCTCAAGTTCGAGGTGCTGGACGAGAAGGCGCTGACCAAGGGCGGCTTCGGCGGCCTGCTCGGCGTCGGCACCGGCTCGGCCAACCCGCCCCGGCTGGTGAAGGTGGCGTACACCCACCCCAAGGCCAAGGCCACCCTCGCCTTCGTCGGCAAGGGCATCACCTACGACTCCGGCGGCATCTCGCTGAAGCCGGCCGGGCACAACGAGACCATGAAGTGCGACATGGCCGGCGCCGCCGCCGTGTTCGCCACCGTGGTCGCGGCCAAGCGCCTCGGCCTGCAGGTCAACGTCACCGCCTGGCTGGCGCTGGCGGAGAACATGCCGTCCGGCACCGCCACCCGCCCCGGTGACGTGCTGCGGATGTACGGCGGCAAGACCGTCGAGGTGCTGAACACCGACGCCGAGGGCCGCCTGGTGCTGGCCGACGCGATCGTCCGGGCCGGCGAGGAGCAGCCCGACGTGATCGTCGACGTCGCCACCCTGACCGGCGCGATGGTGCTGGCCCTGGGCAACCGGATCTTCGGTGTGATGGCCAACTCCGACGAGCTGCGCGACCGCCTGCACGCCACCGCCGAGGCGGCCGGCGAGCAGTCCTGGCCGATGCCGCTGCCGGTCGAGCTGCGCAAGGGCATGACCGAGACCACCATCGCCGACCTCGCCAACATGGGTGAGCGGATGGGTGGCGGCCTGGTGGCCGGTCTGTTCCTGAAGGAGTTCGTCGCCGAGGGCATCGACTGGGCGCACCTAGACATCGCGGGCCCTGCCTTCCACGAGGGCGCCCCGTTCGGCTACACCCCCCGCGGCGGCACCGGCAGCGCGATCCGCACGCTGCTCCGGTTCGCCGAGGAGACCGCCGCCAACGGCGCGGCCTGA
- a CDS encoding DUF3043 domain-containing protein, producing MFRRRSDDASSSATALAEQDDNLPRDPQAPKGRPTPKRSEAEAHRRTRVTVPKDRKEAAKQSRERMRSEREKQRTALLEGDERYLPARDKGPVRRFARDYVDSRWSLAEFFLPYAVLVLVLSVVPSNLLKLASTLLFLLFFVLVIADFLRLGFGLRKALATNFPGQNAKGAVPYGLMRTLQMRRLRLPKPQVKRGEKP from the coding sequence GTGTTCCGACGCCGCTCAGACGATGCCTCCTCCTCCGCCACCGCGCTGGCCGAGCAGGACGACAACCTGCCCCGTGACCCGCAGGCCCCCAAGGGCCGGCCCACCCCCAAGCGCAGCGAGGCCGAGGCCCACCGCCGCACCCGGGTGACGGTCCCCAAGGACCGCAAGGAGGCCGCCAAGCAGTCCCGCGAGCGGATGCGCTCCGAGCGGGAGAAGCAGCGCACCGCGCTGCTGGAGGGCGACGAGCGCTACCTCCCGGCCCGTGACAAGGGCCCGGTGCGCCGCTTCGCCCGTGACTACGTGGACTCCCGCTGGTCGCTGGCCGAGTTCTTCCTGCCGTACGCGGTGCTCGTGCTGGTCCTCAGCGTGGTCCCGTCGAACCTGCTGAAGCTGGCCTCCACGCTGCTCTTCCTGCTGTTCTTCGTGCTGGTGATCGCCGACTTCCTGCGCCTCGGCTTCGGCCTGCGCAAGGCGCTCGCGACCAACTTCCCGGGGCAGAACGCCAAGGGCGCGGTGCCGTACGGCCTGATGCGCACGCTCCAGATGCGCCGCCTGCGGCTGCCGAAGCCCCAGGTCAAGCGGGGCGAGAAGCCCTGA
- the pspAA gene encoding PspA-associated protein PspAA, translating to MIMRVMGEGQFQVAESHLNRLNQLDDELLAALESGDEQHFRAALGSLLDAVKEYGTPLPDDSLEPSDLILPDPEATLDEVRALLRDEGDGLIPGLPE from the coding sequence ATGATCATGCGGGTCATGGGCGAGGGCCAGTTCCAGGTGGCCGAGAGCCACCTCAACCGGCTCAACCAGCTGGACGACGAACTCCTCGCCGCACTCGAGTCGGGGGACGAGCAGCACTTCCGGGCGGCGCTCGGCAGTCTGCTCGACGCGGTCAAGGAGTACGGCACACCACTGCCGGACGACTCCCTGGAGCCGTCCGACCTGATCCTGCCGGATCCGGAGGCGACGCTGGACGAGGTCCGGGCACTGCTGCGGGACGAGGGCGACGGGCTGATCCCCGGTCTGCCGGAGTGA
- a CDS encoding PspA/IM30 family protein, whose amino-acid sequence MSDGIMKRMGLIFRSKANKALDRAEDPRETLDYSYQKQLELLQKVRRGVADVATSRKRLELQLTQLQQQSAKYEDQGRKALSLGREDLAREALTRKANMQSQITDLEVQYQQLQAEEEKLTLASQRLQAKVDAFRTKKETIKATYTAAQAQTRIAESFSGISEEMGDVGLAIQRAEDKTAQMQARAGAIDELLASGALDDASGLGRKDDIEAELERVAGGSDVELELARMKAELTGGSPAPQQAIEQGKQDTPPTINYNK is encoded by the coding sequence ATGAGCGACGGAATCATGAAGCGTATGGGGCTGATTTTCCGCTCCAAGGCGAACAAGGCCCTGGACCGCGCGGAGGACCCCCGCGAGACGCTCGACTACTCCTACCAGAAGCAGCTCGAACTGCTGCAGAAGGTGCGCAGGGGCGTCGCCGACGTGGCCACCTCGCGCAAGCGGCTGGAGCTCCAGCTCACCCAGCTGCAGCAGCAGTCCGCCAAGTACGAGGACCAGGGCCGCAAGGCGCTCTCGCTCGGCCGCGAGGACCTGGCCCGGGAGGCGCTGACCCGCAAGGCCAACATGCAGTCCCAGATCACCGATCTGGAGGTGCAGTACCAGCAGCTCCAGGCCGAGGAGGAGAAGCTCACGCTCGCCTCCCAGCGGCTGCAGGCCAAGGTGGACGCCTTCCGCACCAAGAAGGAGACCATCAAGGCCACCTACACCGCGGCCCAGGCGCAGACCCGGATCGCGGAGTCCTTCTCGGGGATCTCCGAGGAGATGGGCGACGTCGGCCTGGCGATCCAGCGGGCCGAGGACAAGACCGCGCAGATGCAGGCCAGGGCCGGCGCGATCGACGAGCTGCTGGCCTCCGGCGCGCTCGACGACGCCAGCGGTCTCGGCCGCAAGGACGACATCGAGGCCGAGCTGGAGCGGGTGGCCGGCGGCAGCGACGTCGAGCTGGAGCTGGCCCGGATGAAGGCCGAGCTGACCGGCGGTTCGCCGGCGCCCCAGCAGGCGATCGAGCAGGGCAAGCAGGACACTCCTCCCACGATCAACTACAACAAGTAA
- the cobU gene encoding bifunctional adenosylcobinamide kinase/adenosylcobinamide-phosphate guanylyltransferase, whose product MALPRTLILGGARSGKSTRAEQLLVPYEDVLYVATSGTRDGDQDWARRVELHRERRPVTWRTAETCDLEAVLADRTDPAPVLIDCLALWLTAVLDECGAWDDSAWYEGAETAVQQRCDALAAAWRVTGRQVIAVSNEVGMGVVPATAAGRRFRDTLGRLNMAVADASEQVLLVVAGQVLTVKPTGV is encoded by the coding sequence ATGGCACTCCCCCGCACCCTGATCCTCGGCGGCGCCCGCTCGGGCAAGTCCACCCGGGCCGAGCAGCTGCTCGTCCCGTACGAGGACGTCCTGTACGTGGCCACCAGCGGCACCCGGGACGGCGACCAGGACTGGGCCCGGCGGGTCGAACTGCACCGGGAGCGGCGGCCGGTGACCTGGCGCACCGCGGAGACCTGCGACCTGGAGGCGGTGCTGGCGGACCGGACCGACCCGGCGCCGGTGCTGATCGACTGCCTGGCGCTCTGGCTGACCGCCGTGCTGGACGAGTGCGGGGCCTGGGACGACTCCGCCTGGTACGAGGGCGCGGAGACGGCGGTGCAGCAGCGCTGCGACGCGCTGGCGGCGGCCTGGCGGGTGACCGGCCGTCAGGTGATCGCGGTGAGCAACGAGGTGGGGATGGGCGTGGTCCCGGCCACCGCCGCCGGACGGCGGTTCCGGGACACCCTGGGGCGGCTGAACATGGCGGTCGCGGACGCCTCCGAGCAGGTCCTGCTGGTGGTCGCGGGGCAGGTGCTGACCGTCAAACCCACTGGCGTGTAG
- a CDS encoding class I SAM-dependent methyltransferase: MHDRLPTRGSLPTAATWLERQGGLRTLVRQELVARQLAGQLAGLTGLRVLDVGCGQGTQALRLARAGHLVTGLDPDPVTLGAAQAALAAEPQQVRERVQLLGGDCHQVGRWFGPRSFDVVLCHGVLMYLSDPDPMLASLARLLAPGGVLSLVVRNADALAMRPGLNGDWRTTLDAFDTTRYTNRLGLTARADRLADLTTTLAEIAVPLRCWYGVRVFTDTTPDHEAPVDGRQLAQLLDAEERAGQQDPYRQVAALLHLVGAK; encoded by the coding sequence ATGCACGACCGGCTGCCCACCCGGGGTTCACTGCCCACCGCGGCCACCTGGCTGGAGCGGCAGGGCGGGCTCCGCACGCTGGTCCGGCAGGAGCTGGTGGCCCGTCAGCTCGCCGGGCAGCTCGCCGGGCTGACCGGGCTGCGGGTGCTGGACGTCGGCTGCGGCCAGGGCACCCAGGCGCTCCGGCTGGCCCGGGCCGGCCACCTGGTCACCGGCCTCGACCCGGACCCGGTGACGCTCGGCGCCGCGCAGGCCGCGCTGGCCGCCGAACCGCAGCAGGTCCGCGAGCGGGTCCAGCTGCTGGGCGGCGACTGCCACCAGGTCGGGCGCTGGTTCGGCCCGCGCAGCTTCGACGTGGTGCTCTGCCACGGGGTGCTGATGTACCTCTCCGACCCGGACCCGATGCTCGCCTCGCTGGCCCGCCTGCTGGCGCCGGGCGGCGTGCTCTCGCTGGTGGTCCGCAACGCCGACGCGCTGGCCATGCGCCCCGGGCTGAACGGCGACTGGCGCACCACCCTGGACGCCTTCGACACCACCCGGTACACCAACCGGCTCGGCCTGACCGCCCGCGCCGACCGGCTGGCCGACCTGACCACCACGCTGGCCGAGATCGCCGTCCCGCTGCGCTGCTGGTACGGGGTGCGGGTCTTCACCGACACCACCCCGGACCACGAGGCCCCGGTGGACGGCCGCCAGCTGGCCCAGCTGCTGGACGCCGAGGAGCGCGCCGGTCAGCAGGATCCGTACCGTCAGGTCGCGGCCCTGCTGCACCTGGTCGGCGCGAAGTAA